Proteins from a single region of Engystomops pustulosus chromosome 5, aEngPut4.maternal, whole genome shotgun sequence:
- the LOC140133410 gene encoding uncharacterized protein: MDKGHFKSLGLRYITAWLQHRIPQTSPYEIYATFTFHVTYIPQFNMARSNFSFVFWSDYTCSTGSREIRFLLFSFFGKETERHKPTNHQPERSQRVYRLPEIQDGVGKISHTHYSPRCINVHYRLKGCILSHPYTPFLTKVFKVFCLVSRGCYTTLSILCTPLWNIICTKDLYKGDGRGGGVSQTTGRTDRPVPRRPTHCWPRQGELTLLQRSHPRNLKKTGMDSKLPEVRTFPSYCEEIPGCKPELSLPNVVPSTGQGRPHQGSDNKVQEKISDLYQRSYEDSGLSNSLHLLGSLVSGPFQNTPGMDLKILEQKTGGSGQENPNPTCRQGGPAMVVGRRKSEERDLLVKQPLHPNPDRREPEGLGGSDASANFPGYLDRGDYKKVLKFPRVASSMGSTQREHSSSCPPTPPNSIRQYNYGLLHKKTRRNQVSSPEYPSSENIFVGRTTHSVNICHSSKRHGEFKGGLSKQKKDPTKRVEPQGGDLPAANIFVGLSSSGLVRNKGEYQMPALFFSGKRGEQGTAGRLLSPLGHSTSLRLPPNSPDRQGPEENISGKYQSHLHLPELAEEKLVPTLEEDVTRESSHSSAIRGPTTSGSNPSSKPREITAVCLDPESSFLSSQGLSSEVIKTLKASRKPVTFAIYHKIWKRFCSFCKDSPPSQANLNILQVLEFLQKGLELGLSTSTLKVQVSALSAFFDQPLIEHRWVKRFIKAASRLKPQTVKKSSAWDLTLVLNALMKEPFEPIDSSSVKNLTLKTVFLIAITSARRLGELQAISIREPYMKILDDRIVLMLDPNFVPKVVFRLS; this comes from the coding sequence atggacaaaggtcacttcaaatccctgggtcttagatatattactgcatggttacaacatcgaattcctcagacttccccctacgaaatatatgccaccttcaccttccatgtcacttacatcccacagtttaatatggcaagaagtaacttctcttttgtcttctggagtgattatacctgttccacaggatcaagagaaatccggtttttactcttctctttttttggtaaagaaaccgAACGGCACAAACCGACTAATCATCAACCTGAGAGGTCTCAACGAGTTTATCGTCTACCGgaaattcaggatggagtcggtaagatcagccacacacattattcaccaagatgcattaatgtgcactatagacttaaaggatgcatattatcacatccctatacaccatttctcacaaaggtttttaaggttttctgtcttgtctccagagggtgctacactacactttcaattctgtgcactcccctttggaatatcatctgcaccaaggacctttacaaaggtgatggcagaggtggtggcgtctctcagactacaggacgtactgatcgtcccgtacctagacgacctactcattgttggccaagacagggggagcttactcttctccagagatctcaccctagaaaccttaaaaagactgggatggatagtaaactaccagaagtcagaactttccccagctactgtgaggaaattcctgggtgtaaacctgaactcagtttaccaaatgtcgttccttccacaggacaagggagACCACATCAAGGATCTGATAACAAGGTTCAGGAGAAAATCAGTGATCTCTATCAGAGAAGCTATGAAGATTCTGGGCTCtctaacagcctgcatctcctcggtagcctggtgtcaggcccattccagaatactccagggatggatcttaagatcctggaacagaaaacaggaggatctggacaggaaaatcccaatcccacctgccgtcaaggaggacctgctatggtggttggaagacggaaatctgaggaaagggatcttctggtcaaacagcccttacatcccaatccagacagacgcgagccagaggggctggggggcagtgatgcctcagcaaatttcccagggtacctggacagaggagattacaagaaggtcctcaaatttccgagagttgcaagcagtatgggaagcactcagcgcgaacactcctcttcttgcccaccaacacctcctaattctatcagacaatacaactacggtctcctacataaaaagacaaggaggaaccaggtctcctctcctgagtaccctagctcggaaaatatttttgtgggcagaacaaCACACTCTGTCAATATCTGCCACTCATCTAAAAGGCACGGAGAATTCAAGggcggactttctaagcagaagaaagatcctaccaaacgagtggagcctcaaggaggagatcttccagcggctaacatctttgtggggttatcctctagtggacttgttcgcaacaagggagaataccaaatgcctgcattatttttctctggaaaaaggggagaacagggaacggctggacgccttctctcacccctgggacattccactagtctacgccttccccccaattcccctgatcgccagggtcctgaggaaaatatttcaggaaaataccagagccatcttcatctgcccgaactggccgaagaaaagctggtacCCACTCTTGAAGAAGATGTCACCAGAGAATCCAGTCATTCTTCCGCTATCAGAGGACCTACTACATCAGGGTCCAATCCATCATCCAAACCCAGGGAAATTACAGCTGTctgcctggatcctgaatccagcttcttaagctctcagggactctcatctgaagtcatcaagaccctgaaggcaagtagaaaaccagtcacctttgccatctatcataagatatggaagaggttctgttccttctgtaaggacagtccaccttcccaagctaaccttaatattttgcaggtgcttgaatttcttcaaaagggtttggagttgggtttgtctaccagcaccctgaaggtccaggtgtcggcgcttagtgccttcttcgaccagcctctcatcgagcacaggtgggtcaaaagatttattaaagctgcctctaggttaaagcctcagactgttaaaaaatcatcagcatgggacttaactctagttttgaatgccttaatgaaggagccatttgaacctattgattcctccagtgttaaaaacctgacacttaagacagttttcctgatagccatcacttctgctagaaggttaggtgaacttcaggctatatcgattagggaaccctacatgaaaattctagatgatagaattgtgttgatgttggatccaaattttgttcccaaggtgGTTTTCCGACTTTCATAG